A window of the Macaca nemestrina isolate mMacNem1 chromosome X, mMacNem.hap1, whole genome shotgun sequence genome harbors these coding sequences:
- the LOC139360897 gene encoding LOW QUALITY PROTEIN: heat shock transcription factor, X-linked-like (The sequence of the model RefSeq protein was modified relative to this genomic sequence to represent the inferred CDS: inserted 1 base in 1 codon), with protein sequence MEDKPSLSVALCEERNSRRQGHGLDRVPFPPQLHSETYLHPADPSPAWDDPVSTGSPNFRLLTEEIAFQALAEEASFRRPRPDGDIPPQGEDNLLSLPFPQKLWRLVSSNQFSSIWWDEGGASIVINQKLFEKEILERDVAHKVFATDSIKSFFRQLNLYGFRKRRQCSFRTLTHVFPAQRPVSILNKLEFYCHPYFQRDSPHLLVRMKRRVGVKSAPGHQEEDKPEAAGSCLAPADTEQQDHTSPNENDQVTPQHQEAVGPNTQIRSVSALPASPVMVPDPAMASDNTPVTQPAGEWSEGSQAHVTPVAAVPGPAAQPFLSVPGSPTQMNSYRPVVALPTASPSTLAMETTGLPAPGMLPFCHLWVPVTLVAAGAAQPVVSMAMFPHPLALHHHCPHSHRTSQYMPASDGPXAYPDYADQRT encoded by the exons ATGGAGGACAAGCCATCACTGAGTGTGGCTCTCTGTGAAGAAAGAAATTCGAGACGACAGGGTCATGGCTTGGACAGGGTGCCTTTTCCTCCCCAGTTGCACTCAGAGACCTACCTTCACCCAGCAGATCCTTCCCCTGCCTGGGATGACCCAGTGTCCACTGGGAGCCCTAACTTCAGGCTGCTGACAGAAGAAATCGCTTTCCAAGCTCTGGCCGAGGAGGCTTCGTTCAGAAGGCCGCGCCCTGATGGTGACATCCCGCCCCAGGGAGAAGACaatctcctctccctcccttttccgcAGAAACTGTGGAGACTGGTCAGCAGCAATCAGTTTTCATCCATCTGGTGGGATGAAGGAGGGGCTTCTATAGTGATCAATCAAAAACTCTTTGAAAAGGAGATTCTCGAAAGGGACGTCGCACACAAAGTGTTTGCCACGGATTCAATAAAGAGCTTCTTCCGCCAGCTAAACTTGTATGGCTTCCGAAAACGGCGTCAATGCTCTTTCAGGACCCTCACCCACGTTTTCCCCGCACAAAGGCCGGTCTCCATCTTGAATAAG TTAGAGTTCTACTGCCATCCCTACTTTCAAAGAGACTCCCCTCACCTCCTCGTGAGGATGAAGAGAAGAGTGGGCGTCAAGTCTGCACCAGGACATCAGGAGGAGGACAAGCCAGAAGCTGCTGGATCCTGTCTGGCACCAGCAGACACTGAGCAACAAGATCACACATCTCCGAATGAGAATGATCAGGTCACACCGCAACACCAGGAAGCGGTGGGTCCCAACACCCAAATCAGAAGTGTCTCTGCTCTACCAGCAAGTCCTGTGATGGTGCCCGATCCCGCCATGGCAAGTGACAACACTCCAGTGACCCAGCCAGCCGGCGAGTGGTCAGAGGGCAGCCAGGCTCACGTCACTCCGGTGGCCGCTGTCCCTGGGCCTGCAGCGCAGCCATTCCTCTCTGTCCCCGGATCTCCCACCCAGATGAATTCTTACAGGCCTGTGGTGGCCCTTCCCACAGCGTCCCCCAGTACACTTGCCATGGAGACCACAGGACTTCCTGCGCCTGGCATGCTGCCCTTTTGCCATCTCTGGGTGCCGGTGACCCTAGTGGCTGCTGGGGCTGCACAGCCTGTTGTCTCCATGGCCATGTTCCCCCATCCCCTAGCTCTGCACCACCATTGCCCCCACAGCCACCGCACATCACAGTACATGCCAGCTAGCGATGGCC AGGCATACCCAGACTACGCAGACCAGCGCACATAG
- the LOC139360711 gene encoding transmembrane protein 185A-like gives MSFLCLVVLYYIVWSVLFLRSMDVIAEQRRTHITMALSWMTIVVPLLTFEILLVHKLDGHNAFSCIPIFVPLWLSLITLMATTFGQKGGNHWWFGIRKDFCQFLLEIFPFLREYGNISYDLHHEDNEETEETPVPEPPKIAPMFRKKARVVITQSPGKYVLPPPKLNIEMPD, from the exons ATGTCTTTTCTGTGCCTGGTGGTCCTCTACTACATCGTGTGGTCCGTCTTGTTCTTGCGCTCTATGGATGTGATTGCCGAGCAGCGCAGGACACACATAACCATGGCCCTGAGCTGGATGACCATCGTCGTGCCCCTTCTCACGTTTGAG ATTCTGCTGGTTCACAAACTGGATGGCCACAACGCCTTCTCCTGCATCCCGATTTTTGTCCCCCTTTGGCTCTCGTTGATCACGCTGATGGCAACCACATTTGGACAGAAGGGAGGAAACCACT gGTGGTTTGGTATCCGCAAAGATTTCTGTCAGTTTCTGCTTGAAATCTTCCCATTTCTACGAGAATATGGAAATATTTCCTATGATCTCCATCACGAAGATAATGAAGAAACCGAAGAGACCCCAGTTCCGGAGCCTCCTAAAATCGCACCCATGTTTCGAAAGAAGGCCAGGGTGGTCATTACCCAGAGCCCTGGGAAGTATGTGCTCCCACCTCCCAAATTAAATATCGAAATGCCAGATTAG